One segment of Clostridium ljungdahlii DSM 13528 DNA contains the following:
- the eutJ gene encoding ethanolamine utilization protein EutJ encodes MSEKNLTFKFCDQLVKDFEHVVKHPIVGKSSVYYTGVDLGTACVVLAVVDENYKPVAGAYKYADVVRDGMVVDYIGAINIVREMKHEIEEKLGTELIYGAAAIPPGTDDLDSGAVKNVVQAAGFELTSVLDEPTAANKVLRIKNGAVVDIGGGTTGISILKDGKVVYIADEPTGGTQFSLVVSGAYKMPFAEAELYKRNPENHKDLLPVLKPVVEKIASIINQHIKGYDVQEISLVGGTCCLTGIETIIEKKTGIFTHKPKNPMFVTPLGIALSCTQESI; translated from the coding sequence ATGTCAGAGAAAAATTTGACTTTTAAGTTCTGCGACCAACTTGTGAAAGATTTTGAACATGTAGTAAAGCATCCGATTGTTGGCAAGTCATCTGTTTATTATACAGGAGTTGACTTAGGTACAGCATGTGTTGTCCTAGCAGTTGTAGATGAAAACTATAAACCAGTAGCAGGTGCTTATAAATATGCAGATGTAGTTCGAGATGGTATGGTTGTTGATTATATTGGTGCAATCAATATTGTTAGAGAGATGAAGCATGAAATTGAAGAAAAGTTAGGTACAGAGTTGATTTATGGAGCTGCAGCTATTCCACCAGGAACAGATGATTTGGATTCAGGGGCAGTTAAAAATGTAGTTCAGGCAGCTGGATTTGAACTTACAAGTGTGCTTGATGAACCAACGGCTGCTAATAAAGTTCTTAGAATTAAGAATGGTGCAGTTGTAGATATCGGTGGTGGAACAACTGGAATTTCAATTTTAAAAGATGGAAAAGTTGTTTATATTGCAGATGAACCAACAGGAGGTACTCAATTTTCATTAGTAGTTTCTGGTGCATATAAAATGCCTTTTGCAGAAGCAGAATTGTATAAACGTAATCCAGAAAATCATAAGGATCTTTTACCTGTACTAAAGCCAGTAGTTGAAAAAATTGCATCTATTATTAACCAGCATATTAAAGGGTACGATGTTCAGGAAATATCTCTGGTAGGAGGAACTTGCTGTCTGACAGGTATTGAGACAATTATAGAAAAAAAGACAGGAATATTTACTCATAAGCCAAAGAATCCGATGTTTGTAACCCCTTTAGGCATAGCACTTAGCTGTACGCAGGAAAGTATATAG
- the cutC gene encoding choline trimethylamine-lyase, giving the protein MDIREFSNKFAEATKNMSAEEQAALMKIFQGVSQEITKEDNGAPAVSAEPCTNNGEVPNGMTERLKRIKENYLKQKPSITTYRAKAITKIAKENPGMPKILLRAKCFRYCCETAPLVIQDDELIVGAPCGAPRAGAFSPDIAWRWMQDEIDTIGTRPQDPFYVSEEDKKVMREELFPFWQGKSVDEYCEDQYREAGVWELSGESFVSDCSYHATNGGGDSNPGYDVILMKKGMADIQQEAKDHLAKLDYENPEDIEKIYFYKSVIDTTEGVMIYAKRMSEYAAELAAKETNPKRKAELQKISEVNAHVPAHKPSNFWEAIQSVWTIESLLVVEENQTGMSIGRVDQYMYPFYKADIESGRMNNYEAFELAGCMLIKMSEMMWVTSEGASKFFAGYQPFVNMCVGGVTRDGLDATNDLTYLLMDAVRHVKIYQPSLACRIHNKSPKKYLKKIVDVVRAGMGFPACHFDDAHIKMMLAKGVSIEDARDYCIMGCVEPQKAGRLYQWTSTAYTQWPICIELVLNHGVPLWYGKQVCPDMGDLNRFKTYEEFDAAVKEEIKYITKWTDVATVISQRVHRDLAPKPLMSIMYEGCMEHGKDVSAGGAMYNFGPGVVWTGLATYADSMAAIKKVVFDDKKCTLEQLNQALKADFVGYEELRNDCLKAPKYGNDDDYADLIAADLINFTEMEHRKYKTLYSVLSHGTLSISNNTPFGQLTGASANGRKAWTPLSDGISPTQGADFKGPTAIIKSVSKMSCDNMNIGMVHNFKLMAGLLETPEGEEGIITLLRTACLFGNGQMQFNYLDNKTLIEAQKHPEQYRDLIVRVAGYSAFFVELCKDVQDEIISRTMLTHF; this is encoded by the coding sequence TTGGATATTCGTGAATTTTCAAATAAGTTTGCAGAGGCAACTAAAAATATGTCTGCAGAAGAACAAGCAGCTTTAATGAAGATATTTCAAGGAGTTTCCCAAGAGATTACAAAAGAAGATAATGGAGCACCTGCAGTTAGTGCAGAACCTTGCACTAACAATGGAGAAGTTCCAAATGGAATGACAGAACGTTTAAAGAGAATAAAGGAAAATTATTTAAAGCAAAAGCCTTCAATAACAACATATCGTGCTAAGGCTATTACAAAGATTGCTAAAGAAAATCCTGGTATGCCTAAGATTTTATTACGTGCTAAATGTTTCCGTTATTGCTGTGAAACTGCACCTTTAGTAATTCAAGATGATGAGCTAATTGTAGGAGCTCCTTGTGGTGCACCTCGTGCTGGAGCTTTTTCTCCTGATATAGCATGGAGATGGATGCAAGATGAAATAGATACAATTGGAACACGTCCTCAAGATCCATTTTATGTATCTGAAGAAGATAAAAAGGTTATGCGTGAAGAGCTTTTCCCTTTCTGGCAAGGAAAATCTGTTGATGAATACTGTGAAGACCAGTACCGTGAAGCAGGTGTTTGGGAACTTTCTGGTGAATCATTTGTTTCAGATTGCTCTTACCATGCAACTAATGGTGGTGGAGATTCAAACCCTGGATATGATGTTATCTTAATGAAAAAAGGTATGGCAGATATTCAGCAGGAAGCAAAGGATCATTTAGCAAAATTAGATTATGAAAATCCTGAAGATATCGAAAAGATTTATTTCTATAAATCCGTTATTGATACTACTGAAGGAGTTATGATTTACGCTAAACGTATGTCTGAATATGCTGCTGAATTAGCTGCAAAGGAGACAAACCCTAAACGTAAGGCAGAATTACAAAAGATTTCAGAAGTTAATGCTCATGTTCCTGCACATAAGCCTAGCAATTTCTGGGAAGCAATTCAATCAGTTTGGACTATTGAGTCATTACTCGTAGTTGAAGAAAACCAAACTGGTATGTCAATCGGCCGTGTTGACCAATATATGTATCCATTCTATAAGGCAGATATAGAATCAGGACGTATGAATAATTATGAAGCATTTGAATTAGCTGGTTGTATGTTAATCAAAATGTCTGAAATGATGTGGGTTACAAGCGAAGGTGCTTCTAAGTTCTTTGCAGGTTACCAACCATTCGTAAATATGTGTGTTGGTGGTGTTACTCGTGACGGTCTTGATGCAACAAATGACTTGACTTATCTTTTGATGGATGCTGTTCGTCACGTTAAGATTTATCAGCCATCTTTAGCTTGTCGTATTCACAACAAATCACCTAAGAAGTACTTGAAGAAGATTGTTGATGTTGTTCGTGCTGGTATGGGATTCCCAGCTTGCCATTTTGATGATGCACATATTAAGATGATGCTTGCAAAAGGTGTTTCCATAGAAGATGCTAGAGATTATTGTATAATGGGTTGTGTTGAGCCTCAGAAAGCTGGACGTTTATATCAGTGGACTTCTACAGCTTATACTCAATGGCCTATATGTATAGAATTAGTTCTAAACCATGGTGTTCCTTTATGGTATGGAAAACAAGTTTGTCCTGATATGGGAGATTTAAATAGATTTAAGACTTATGAAGAGTTTGATGCTGCTGTTAAGGAAGAAATCAAATATATTACAAAATGGACTGACGTTGCTACAGTTATTTCTCAGCGTGTTCACAGAGATTTAGCTCCAAAACCTTTGATGTCCATCATGTATGAAGGCTGTATGGAACACGGTAAAGATGTTTCTGCCGGTGGTGCTATGTACAATTTCGGACCTGGTGTTGTATGGACTGGATTGGCTACATATGCAGATTCCATGGCTGCTATTAAGAAGGTAGTATTTGATGACAAGAAATGTACTTTAGAGCAATTAAATCAAGCATTGAAAGCTGATTTTGTTGGATATGAAGAACTTAGAAATGATTGCTTAAAAGCTCCTAAGTATGGTAATGATGATGATTATGCAGATTTAATTGCTGCAGATTTAATCAACTTTACAGAGATGGAACATCGTAAATATAAGACTCTGTACTCTGTTTTGAGTCATGGTACTTTATCCATCTCAAATAATACTCCATTTGGTCAGTTGACAGGTGCGTCTGCTAACGGACGTAAAGCTTGGACACCATTATCTGATGGTATTAGTCCAACTCAGGGTGCAGATTTTAAAGGACCTACTGCTATTATTAAATCTGTTTCCAAGATGTCTTGTGACAATATGAACATAGGTATGGTTCATAACTTTAAACTTATGGCAGGATTGCTTGAAACTCCAGAAGGAGAAGAAGGTATTATCACATTGTTACGTACTGCTTGCTTATTTGGTAATGGACAAATGCAGTTCAATTACTTGGATAACAAGACTTTGATTGAAGCACAGAAGCATCCAGAACAGTACAGAGATCTTATTGTTCGTGTAGCAGGTTACAGTGCATTCTTTGTTGAATTGTGTAAGGATGTTCAGGATGAAATTATTAGTAGAACTATGTTGACACATTTTTAA
- a CDS encoding EutN/CcmL family microcompartment protein: protein MLIARLIDNVWATRKAESLNGLKFMLAEVIGGTGAGQHLVVADIISAGIGDRVLVSTGSSARKMLDECEDIPVDAVVVGIIDEDCNVE from the coding sequence ATGTTAATAGCAAGATTAATTGACAATGTATGGGCAACAAGAAAAGCAGAATCACTTAATGGATTGAAGTTTATGTTAGCGGAAGTAATTGGTGGAACTGGTGCTGGTCAGCATTTAGTTGTAGCAGATATAATCAGTGCCGGAATTGGAGATAGAGTTCTTGTTTCAACAGGGTCGTCAGCTCGAAAAATGTTAGATGAATGTGAAGATATCCCGGTTGACGCAGTTGTTGTTGGAATTATTGATGAAGACTGCAATGTAGAATAA
- the cutD gene encoding choline TMA-lyase-activating enzyme — MSNAKAAMIERKAVIFNVQKYNMYDGPGVRTLVFFKGCPLRCKWCANPEGQLRKYEVMFKKNSCINCGACVSVCPVGIHTMSKGMEHEVDHSIDCLGCRKCENACTESAISIMGQEKTVSEIMEIIEEDRQFYEISGGGVTLGGGEVLMQWEFAANLLMVCKQEGINTAIETCGHAKLEAILKVAEFTDLFLFDIKHIDPERHYQLTGVHNEQILKNLKELLNHRYNVKIRMPLLKGLNDSKEEFDGVINFLMPFRDYKNFKGIDLLPYHKLGVNKYTQLGIEYPIEGDPSLSSDDLDRIEGWIKEYDFPVSVIKH; from the coding sequence ATGAGTAATGCGAAGGCAGCAATGATTGAAAGAAAAGCAGTCATTTTTAATGTGCAAAAATACAATATGTATGATGGACCGGGAGTAAGGACACTGGTATTCTTTAAAGGATGCCCATTGCGTTGCAAGTGGTGTGCCAATCCTGAAGGACAATTACGAAAATATGAAGTTATGTTCAAAAAAAATTCATGCATTAATTGCGGTGCTTGTGTCTCTGTTTGTCCGGTTGGAATACATACAATGTCAAAAGGAATGGAACATGAGGTAGATCATAGTATTGATTGTTTAGGTTGCCGTAAGTGTGAGAATGCTTGTACCGAGTCAGCAATATCCATTATGGGACAAGAAAAAACTGTTTCTGAAATTATGGAAATTATAGAAGAGGACAGACAGTTTTATGAAATTTCAGGTGGTGGTGTCACACTAGGTGGCGGCGAGGTATTGATGCAGTGGGAATTTGCAGCAAATTTGCTTATGGTATGTAAGCAGGAAGGAATCAATACAGCCATTGAAACTTGTGGTCATGCAAAATTAGAAGCAATACTTAAGGTTGCTGAGTTCACAGATTTGTTCCTTTTTGATATAAAGCATATTGATCCTGAACGACACTATCAACTGACAGGAGTGCATAATGAACAAATTTTGAAGAACTTGAAGGAACTTCTTAATCACAGATATAACGTGAAGATTAGGATGCCCCTGTTAAAAGGCCTGAATGATAGCAAAGAAGAGTTTGATGGTGTAATTAACTTTTTGATGCCTTTCCGTGATTACAAAAACTTTAAAGGTATAGATTTACTTCCTTATCATAAATTAGGCGTAAATAAATATACACAGCTAGGAATAGAGTATCCAATAGAGGGAGATCCAAGCTTAAGCAGTGATGATTTGGATAGAATTGAAGGCTGGATTAAAGAATATGATTTCCCGGTTTCGGTTATTAAGCATTAA
- a CDS encoding ethanolamine utilization protein yields the protein MKFITEIDLRDLYRKEPFTDYELEPGTRLTPGARQFLSDKGINMFDDGPYTKRNTANKKQTVEKKQTVEKKQAVEKKETVEKVQIKDENQTPAQPKKKNNWKKKKLYSKMKSTEALFLITEEELLNKDILWAQNVISLGKQFTKIKNAIQGKGSVENLCIKECTAINFSNYSLDLDDCFEITEFHMQLKKGRDIIILHRLRCALREIEPFILEAYEDSEDEDALCSDTIGKINQIINALSQMICSIFGGTKCQRKI from the coding sequence ATGAAATTTATTACCGAAATTGATTTGCGGGATTTATATAGAAAAGAACCTTTTACAGATTATGAATTAGAACCGGGAACAAGACTTACGCCTGGAGCACGTCAATTTCTATCAGATAAAGGTATAAATATGTTTGACGATGGTCCTTACACAAAGAGAAATACTGCAAATAAAAAGCAGACTGTAGAGAAAAAGCAGACTGTGGAGAAAAAACAAGCTGTAGAGAAAAAGGAAACTGTGGAAAAGGTGCAGATTAAAGATGAAAATCAAACACCTGCACAGCCCAAAAAGAAGAATAACTGGAAGAAGAAAAAACTTTACAGTAAGATGAAATCAACGGAAGCATTGTTCCTTATTACAGAAGAAGAACTTTTGAATAAGGATATCCTTTGGGCACAGAATGTTATTAGTTTAGGTAAGCAGTTTACTAAAATTAAAAACGCCATTCAGGGTAAAGGGTCCGTTGAAAATCTTTGTATTAAGGAATGTACAGCAATAAATTTTAGCAATTATTCACTTGATTTAGATGATTGCTTTGAAATTACAGAATTTCATATGCAGCTTAAAAAGGGCAGAGATATTATAATTTTGCATAGACTGCGATGTGCTCTTAGAGAAATCGAACCATTTATTTTAGAAGCATATGAAGATAGTGAAGATGAAGATGCATTGTGCAGCGATACTATTGGAAAGATCAATCAAATTATTAATGCTTTGTCCCAAATGATTTGTTCTATTTTTGGAGGTACAAAATGTCAGAGAAAAATTTGA
- a CDS encoding BMC domain-containing protein, whose amino-acid sequence MEFRTIKSPSKGTIDMLMRRMGANVNKDSICVDAVGLVQGKMLDMIYAADIAEKAVGVTVEDIKGSCPQNMIMIAIFGDTSSVESAIQEIKRNVKKEKDIC is encoded by the coding sequence ATGGAATTTCGAACTATTAAATCACCTTCAAAGGGTACTATAGATATGCTTATGAGGCGTATGGGTGCTAATGTTAATAAAGATTCAATTTGTGTTGATGCGGTTGGTCTTGTACAAGGCAAAATGCTGGACATGATTTATGCCGCAGATATTGCTGAAAAGGCAGTTGGTGTCACAGTAGAAGATATTAAAGGAAGTTGTCCACAGAACATGATAATGATTGCGATTTTTGGCGATACGTCATCTGTTGAATCAGCAATTCAGGAGATTAAGCGCAATGTTAAAAAGGAGAAAGATATATGTTAA
- a CDS encoding aldehyde dehydrogenase family protein gives MNIIDNDLLSIQESRILVENAARAQKMLATFPQEKLDEIVERMAEEIGKHTRELAVMSQDETGYGKWQDKCIKNRFACEYLPAKLRGMRCVGIINENGQDKTMDVGVPMGVIIALCPATSPVSTTIYKALIAIKSGNAIIFSPHPRAKETICKALDIMIRAAEGYGLPEGALAYLHTVTPSGTIELMNHIATSLIMNTGVPGMLKAAYNSGKPVIYGGTGNGPAFIERTADIKQAVKDIIASKTFDNGIVPSAEQSIVVDSCVASDVKRELQNNGAYFMTEEEAQKLGSLFFRSDGSMDSEMVGKSAQRLAKKAGFSIPESSTVLISEQKYVSQDNPYSKEKLCPVLAYYIEDDWMHACEKCIELLLSERHGHTLVIHSKDEDVIRQFALKKPVGRILVNTPASFGSMGATSNLFPALTLGSGSAGKGITSDNVSPMNLIYVRKVGYGVRNVEEIVNTNGLFTEEKSDLNGMTKKSDYNPEDIQMLQHILKKAMEKIK, from the coding sequence ATGAATATTATTGATAATGATTTGCTCTCCATCCAAGAATCCCGAATCCTTGTGGAAAATGCTGCACGAGCACAAAAAATGTTAGCAACCTTTCCACAAGAAAAGCTAGATGAGATTGTTGAACGTATGGCGGAAGAAATCGGAAAACATACCCGAGAGCTTGCTGTAATGTCACAGGATGAAACTGGTTATGGAAAATGGCAGGATAAATGCATCAAAAACCGATTTGCCTGTGAGTATTTGCCAGCTAAGCTTAGAGGAATGCGATGTGTAGGTATTATTAATGAAAATGGTCAGGATAAGACCATGGATGTAGGTGTACCTATGGGTGTAATTATTGCATTATGTCCTGCAACTAGTCCGGTTTCTACTACCATATATAAGGCATTGATTGCAATTAAGTCTGGTAATGCAATTATCTTTTCTCCACATCCTAGAGCAAAGGAGACAATTTGTAAGGCGCTTGACATCATGATTCGTGCAGCTGAAGGATATGGGCTTCCAGAAGGAGCTCTTGCATACTTACATACTGTGACGCCTAGTGGAACAATCGAATTGATGAACCATATTGCGACTTCTTTGATTATGAATACAGGTGTTCCCGGGATGCTTAAAGCAGCATATAATTCTGGGAAACCTGTTATATATGGAGGAACTGGTAATGGACCAGCATTTATTGAACGTACAGCTGACATCAAACAGGCGGTAAAAGATATTATTGCTAGTAAGACCTTTGATAACGGAATAGTACCATCAGCTGAACAATCTATTGTTGTAGATAGCTGTGTTGCATCTGATGTTAAACGTGAGTTGCAAAATAATGGTGCATATTTCATGACAGAGGAGGAAGCACAAAAACTAGGTTCTCTCTTTTTCCGTTCTGATGGCAGTATGGATTCAGAAATGGTTGGCAAATCCGCACAAAGATTGGCTAAAAAAGCAGGTTTCAGCATTCCTGAAAGTAGCACAGTGCTAATTTCAGAGCAGAAATATGTTTCTCAAGATAATCCTTATTCCAAGGAGAAACTTTGTCCGGTACTAGCTTACTACATTGAAGATGATTGGATGCATGCATGTGAAAAGTGTATTGAACTGCTGTTAAGTGAGAGACATGGTCACACTCTTGTTATACATTCAAAAGACGAAGATGTAATTCGCCAGTTTGCATTAAAAAAACCTGTAGGTAGGATACTTGTTAATACGCCTGCTTCCTTTGGTAGTATGGGTGCTACAAGTAATTTATTTCCTGCTTTAACTTTAGGTAGTGGATCGGCAGGTAAAGGTATTACCTCCGATAATGTTTCACCAATGAATCTTATTTACGTCCGCAAAGTCGGATATGGCGTACGGAATGTAGAAGAGATTGTCAATACTAATGGATTGTTTACAGAAGAAAAAAGTGATTTGAATGGAATGACAAAAAAGTCAGACTATAATCCAGAGGATATACAAATGTTACAGCATATTTTAAAAAAAGCTATGGAAAAAATTAAATAG
- a CDS encoding helix-turn-helix transcriptional regulator gives MKPLNYAILKHFTTVKEACAEDVIEALKGDYGNFRALNKDAVIEALMTAEANGLLEETRFDEDKSGNLRVYYHANEEGAATINKYIKD, from the coding sequence ATGAAACCACTTAATTATGCTATTTTAAAACACTTTACAACAGTTAAAGAAGCTTGTGCAGAAGACGTTATTGAAGCTTTAAAAGGTGACTATGGTAATTTTAGAGCACTTAATAAAGATGCTGTAATTGAAGCTTTAATGACAGCTGAAGCTAATGGTCTCCTTGAAGAAACAAGATTTGATGAGGATAAATCAGGTAATTTGAGAGTTTATTATCACGCAAATGAAGAAGGAGCAGCTACAATTAATAAATATATTAAAGACTAA
- a CDS encoding membrane protein yields the protein MSEMTGAVSASAIAAKKKLSSQFFKKGISIAIFSGIMYGFYSAFLSLGMTKGVWGDWYGANKAGLSAFVITYVLGALGSAVNDSCSAIWAMLYAGIKGKFGDFLRCINTTPGRVMILAALIGGPISSTAYVIGLQMAGSIVIPITALCPAIGAILGRILFKQELNKRMMLGIVICVAASFMIGSTSITGSAPKGALLGIAIAFIAALGWGFEGCVAGFGTSMIDSEIGITIRQATSGISNLIILIPIMGMLAGSVKLSTGLVFQAFTSGSAMIWFSMSGLCAFVSYMSWYKGNSMCGAALGMACNGTYSFWGPFCCWIVLGVIFGKSGWSIPAIGWIAAVLMVLGILVISMNPLDLFRKKED from the coding sequence ATGAGTGAAATGACAGGAGCGGTTAGTGCATCTGCAATTGCTGCTAAAAAAAAGTTATCATCACAATTTTTTAAAAAAGGTATATCAATTGCTATATTTTCAGGTATTATGTATGGATTTTATTCAGCATTTTTGTCATTAGGTATGACTAAGGGAGTTTGGGGTGACTGGTATGGAGCTAATAAAGCAGGATTATCCGCTTTTGTTATTACATACGTATTGGGTGCCCTTGGTAGTGCAGTAAATGATTCTTGTAGTGCTATATGGGCAATGCTTTATGCAGGTATTAAAGGTAAGTTTGGAGATTTCTTGAGATGTATTAATACCACCCCAGGCCGTGTAATGATTTTGGCAGCCCTTATAGGAGGACCAATTTCCAGTACAGCTTATGTTATCGGTCTTCAAATGGCTGGTTCAATAGTTATTCCTATTACAGCTCTTTGTCCGGCTATTGGTGCTATATTAGGTAGAATATTATTCAAACAAGAATTAAATAAACGTATGATGTTAGGTATAGTTATTTGTGTTGCTGCTAGTTTTATGATTGGTAGTACAAGCATTACAGGAAGTGCTCCTAAAGGTGCTCTTTTAGGTATTGCTATTGCTTTCATAGCAGCTCTTGGTTGGGGTTTTGAAGGCTGTGTAGCTGGTTTTGGTACATCTATGATTGACTCTGAGATTGGTATTACTATTCGTCAGGCAACATCAGGTATTTCAAACTTAATTATATTAATACCTATTATGGGTATGCTTGCAGGTAGTGTTAAGCTTTCAACTGGTCTTGTATTTCAGGCATTTACAAGTGGATCTGCTATGATTTGGTTTTCCATGAGTGGTCTTTGTGCATTTGTTTCATATATGAGTTGGTATAAGGGTAATAGTATGTGTGGTGCAGCTCTTGGTATGGCTTGTAATGGTACTTATTCATTCTGGGGTCCATTCTGTTGCTGGATAGTACTTGGTGTAATCTTTGGCAAATCAGGTTGGTCAATACCTGCTATTGGTTGGATTGCTGCAGTACTCATGGTATTAGGTATTTTAGTAATTTCCATGAATCCACTGGATTTATTCAGAAAAAAGGAGGATTAA
- a CDS encoding membrane protein — MELSMDAALAAAKKKVKSSFFKKGIAIGLFSGISYGLYSAFLTLATTKGVWSDWYGANTAGLTALTIAYVLGALSSGINDTASAVWALIAAAGRGKLGDFFRCLNSKPGRLIMVAALMGGPVATTAYVVALKMAGSLAVPISALCPAIGAILGRVLYKQELNKHMIVGILICVCASGLIGLQSVTGNAPAGAGLGMVIALIAALGWGLEGCIAGYGSCMVDSEIGIAIRQTTSGLSNLIIFIPIISVIVGNNAGLAFHLTAKAFTSGPAMIWLAISGLCAYLSFMTWYKGNSMTGTALGMATNGTYSFFGPFFCWIILGVIFGISGWSMAPIVWFSAILMAVGIFVIAVNPIDLFRKQED, encoded by the coding sequence ATGGAATTGTCAATGGATGCAGCTTTGGCGGCTGCTAAAAAAAAGGTAAAATCAAGTTTCTTTAAAAAAGGTATTGCAATTGGTTTATTTTCAGGAATTTCATATGGACTATATTCAGCATTTTTGACATTAGCTACAACAAAGGGAGTTTGGAGTGACTGGTATGGTGCAAATACAGCAGGTTTAACAGCACTTACTATTGCATATGTACTTGGTGCACTTAGTAGTGGAATAAATGATACTGCTAGTGCAGTTTGGGCATTAATTGCTGCAGCTGGTAGAGGTAAATTGGGTGATTTCTTTAGATGTCTCAATAGTAAACCAGGACGATTGATTATGGTAGCTGCTCTTATGGGAGGACCAGTTGCTACTACAGCTTATGTTGTAGCTCTAAAGATGGCAGGTTCACTTGCTGTTCCAATTTCTGCTCTTTGCCCAGCTATTGGTGCTATATTAGGTAGAGTTTTATATAAACAAGAATTAAACAAGCATATGATTGTAGGTATTCTTATCTGTGTTTGTGCAAGTGGTTTGATTGGTCTTCAAAGTGTTACTGGAAATGCACCTGCAGGAGCAGGATTAGGTATGGTTATCGCTCTTATTGCTGCACTTGGATGGGGACTAGAAGGTTGTATAGCTGGTTATGGTTCATGTATGGTAGATTCAGAAATTGGTATTGCTATTCGTCAGACAACATCAGGTCTTTCAAATTTAATTATATTTATTCCTATTATATCTGTAATTGTAGGTAATAATGCAGGTCTTGCATTTCATCTTACTGCTAAAGCATTTACAAGTGGTCCTGCTATGATTTGGCTTGCTATAAGTGGCCTTTGCGCTTATCTGTCATTTATGACTTGGTACAAAGGTAATAGTATGACTGGTACAGCTCTTGGTATGGCAACTAATGGAACATATTCATTTTTCGGACCATTCTTCTGCTGGATTATACTTGGCGTAATTTTCGGAATATCAGGTTGGTCAATGGCTCCTATAGTATGGTTCTCTGCTATATTAATGGCAGTTGGTATTTTCGTAATTGCTGTAAATCCAATAGATTTATTTAGAAAACAGGAGGATTAA
- a CDS encoding BMC domain-containing protein produces the protein MSKYVALGLVETFGLVFVLEAADAMCKAADVELIGYENVASGYISVLVAGDVGACKAAVEAGVKAVKDMGTEVYSSVVIASPHPDLQKITKRYTIENLLP, from the coding sequence ATGAGCAAATATGTAGCTTTAGGTTTAGTAGAAACATTTGGTTTGGTTTTTGTTTTAGAGGCTGCAGATGCAATGTGTAAAGCTGCAGATGTTGAATTAATTGGCTATGAAAATGTAGCTTCCGGTTATATTTCTGTATTGGTTGCCGGGGATGTAGGAGCTTGCAAAGCAGCTGTAGAAGCTGGAGTAAAAGCTGTAAAAGATATGGGAACTGAAGTTTATAGTTCAGTTGTTATTGCAAGTCCACATCCAGATCTTCAGAAAATCACCAAACGTTATACAATTGAAAATTTACTTCCTTAA
- a CDS encoding BMC domain-containing protein, which yields MRYYGEEALGLIETLGMVPAIEAADKMLKAADVELISYENIGSTLVTIMVKGDVAAVRASVEAGAAAAAAIGKLTAHNVMPRPIKGVGDIVSVHDIDA from the coding sequence ATGAGGTATTATGGCGAAGAGGCATTAGGCCTTATTGAAACATTAGGGATGGTTCCTGCAATTGAAGCAGCAGACAAAATGCTGAAGGCTGCTGACGTTGAACTTATATCATATGAAAATATAGGTTCCACTCTTGTTACAATTATGGTAAAAGGTGATGTTGCTGCTGTTAGAGCATCTGTGGAAGCAGGAGCTGCTGCTGCTGCAGCAATAGGAAAATTGACAGCACACAATGTTATGCCAAGACCAATTAAAGGTGTTGGGGACATTGTTTCAGTACATGACATCGATGCATAA